The DNA segment GTCGACACCCCACTCTCCCTCATCCCCGCCCTTGTGGCGGGGATCCAGTGACCCGACGTCTGTCGGGTCAAAAGACCCTTTCAGCTCAAGGACTTGAGCTGGCTGGATCCCCACCACAAGGGCGGGGATGAGGGGAATTTGGCGATAGGCACAATTTCCCAAGTGACCTGCAGAGTTATCAGATAATACCTTGTCAGCAGTCTAAAGCCTCGTACGAGGCGCCACATCTATGCGGGCGACTTGCGCAGTTTGCGGGTGCGCGCGGCTTTCACCGCCGCATCGATGATCTTGCCGGGTGAGCCGGGGTCGTCGAAACGGACCTCCACCTCTATCACCCTGCTTTTTTCCATCAGCTCGCCGGCGCGGCCATGCTCGGGTTCCAGCCGCACCATGTCCTTGGCGGTGGTTACCAGCTGGTAGCCCTTGGCAGAGGCATGATCGAGCAGGTCGGCGATTTCGTCGCTGGAAAAATGGTGGTGATCGGGGAAGCTGCGGGTCTCGGCGATCACGGCGCCGGTCTCGCGGATCGTGCGGAAGAATTTCTCCGGATCGGCAATCCCCGCCCAGCCCAGAACCTCTACATTCTTCAGACCGCCATCATCCAGATGCTCGACATTGGCGGCATAGATCTGCTTGCCGGCGCGGGCGCAGCGGCGGATGAGAGCGTCGGCCCGATCACCGTTGCCGATCTTCAAGATTGCGGAGGCATAGCGGATCTGCTGGGGGATCGGCGCCCTGACCGGACCGGATGGGATGAGGAAGCCGTTGCCGATACCGCGGCGGCTGTCGATCACCAGAAGGGAAAAATCGAATGTCAGCCGGGCGCTCTGAAACCCATCATCCATGATGATGATATCGGCGCCTTCGGCCACCAGGCGGCGTGCGCCCTCGACGCGCTTGCGGCAGATGACGGCCAGGCCTTCGCGGGCAAGCAGCAGCGGCTCGTCGCCGACGTCGCGGGCGCGGTGATGGGTGGGATCGACCACGGTGGTGACATCGAGCGAGCCGCCATAGCCGCGGCTCAGAAAGCCGG comes from the Pararhizobium qamdonense genome and includes:
- the lpxK gene encoding tetraacyldisaccharide 4'-kinase, producing MVSDAPPFWWTKADWRAYGLWPFSWIYGRISGSRMDHARRASVPVPVICVGNFTVGGAGKTPTAIALARAARRRGLKPGFLSRGYGGSLDVTTVVDPTHHRARDVGDEPLLLAREGLAVICRKRVEGARRLVAEGADIIIMDDGFQSARLTFDFSLLVIDSRRGIGNGFLIPSGPVRAPIPQQIRYASAILKIGNGDRADALIRRCARAGKQIYAANVEHLDDGGLKNVEVLGWAGIADPEKFFRTIRETGAVIAETRSFPDHHHFSSDEIADLLDHASAKGYQLVTTAKDMVRLEPEHGRAGELMEKSRVIEVEVRFDDPGSPGKIIDAAVKAARTRKLRKSPA